A region of Arabidopsis thaliana chromosome 5, partial sequence DNA encodes the following proteins:
- the NDPK2 gene encoding nucleoside diphosphate kinase 2 (nucleoside diphosphate kinase 2 (NDPK2); FUNCTIONS IN: nucleoside diphosphate kinase activity, protein binding, ATP binding; INVOLVED IN: response to UV, auxin mediated signaling pathway, response to hydrogen peroxide, red, far-red light phototransduction; LOCATED IN: in 6 components; EXPRESSED IN: 25 plant structures; EXPRESSED DURING: 14 growth stages; CONTAINS InterPro DOMAIN/s: Nucleoside diphosphate kinase, core (InterPro:IPR001564); BEST Arabidopsis thaliana protein match is: Nucleoside diphosphate kinase family protein (TAIR:AT4G09320.1); Has 9088 Blast hits to 8922 proteins in 2598 species: Archae - 291; Bacteria - 4641; Metazoa - 1094; Fungi - 170; Plants - 375; Viruses - 117; Other Eukaryotes - 2400 (source: NCBI BLink).) has product MVGATVVSKWTPLCVASPPERNSASLNPHCSPARVNFRTALAAFRPQFRLFSRNSASRRRLRASSSAESGIFLPHLVASMEDVEETYIMVKPDGIQRGLVGEIISRFEKKGFKLIGLKMFQCPKELAEEHYKDLSAKSFFPNLIEYITSGPVVCMAWEGVGVVASARKLIGKTDPLQAEPGTIRGDLAVQTGRNIVHGSDSPENGKREIGLWFKEGELCKWDSALATWLRE; this is encoded by the exons ATGGTGGGAGCGACTGTAGTTAGTAAATGGACTCCCCTATGTGTGGCTTCGCCGCCGGAGAGAAACTCGGCAAGTCTCAATCCACACTGTTCTCCAGCCAGGGTTAATTTTAGAACAGCGTTGGCCGCATTTCGTCCTCAGTTCCGTCTTTTCTCTCGCAATTCCGCGTCTCGCCGCCGTCTTCGCGCTTCCAGCTCCGCCGAATCGGGAATCTTCCTTCCTCACCTTGTAGCTTCTATG GAGGACGTTGAGGAGACTTACATTATGGTGAAACCTGATGGCATACAACGAGGCCTT GTAGGAGAAATCATTTCTCGCTTTGAGAAAAAGGGGTTTAAACTTATTGGGCTCAAGATGTTTCAGTGCCCAAAAGAATTGGCTGAG GAGCATTATAAGGATCTTAGTGCTAAATCATTCTTTCCTAACCTGATTGAGTACATCACTTCAGGTCCAGTTGTGTGTATG GCTTGGGAAGGTGTTGGTGTTGTTGCTTCAGCCAGGAAGCTAATAGGGAAAACAGATCCGCTTCAAGCTGAACCTGGTACTATAAGAGGAGATCTTGCTGTGCAAACCGGAAG GAACATTGTGCATGGTAGTGACAGCCCTGAAAACGGCAAGCGTGAGATTG GTCTGTGGTTCAAAGAGGGCGAGCTATGCAAGTGGGATTCGGCTCTAGCTACATGGCTAAGGGAGTGA